The following are from one region of the Mycetohabitans rhizoxinica HKI 454 genome:
- the gcvT gene encoding glycine cleavage system aminomethyltransferase GcvT, with the protein MTQLKTTPLNAVHRALHARMVDFGGWNMPVNYGSQIDEHRAVRSDAGMFDVSHMCVVDIAGAGARAFLRMALANNIDKLQTPGRALYSCMLNASGGVVDDLIVYYFADDAFRVVVNAGTADKDIGWLGQLNAEGSFGVTLTPRRDLAILAVQGPNARVKVGQAVPAVQQPGEALKPFNAARVDGTPFGALMVARTGYTGEDGFELIVEAAHVQALWQALAAQGVKPCGLGARDTLRLEAGMNLYGQDMDENVSPLDAGLAWTVDLSGERDFVGSAALRAQGQRASFVGLVLDKDPQGKPAGILRAHQKVLTAHGDGEVTSGTFSPSLQQSIALARVPTAVSAGDTVQVMIRDKALPARVVKLPFVRHGKPLI; encoded by the coding sequence ATGACTCAACTCAAGACCACCCCGCTCAACGCGGTCCATCGTGCGCTCCATGCACGCATGGTCGACTTCGGCGGCTGGAACATGCCGGTGAACTATGGCTCTCAGATTGACGAGCACCGCGCGGTGCGCAGTGACGCCGGCATGTTCGACGTGTCACACATGTGCGTCGTGGATATCGCCGGCGCTGGCGCACGGGCGTTTCTGCGCATGGCATTGGCCAACAATATCGACAAGCTGCAAACGCCGGGTCGGGCACTGTACTCGTGCATGCTGAACGCAAGCGGCGGGGTGGTCGACGATCTGATCGTGTACTACTTCGCCGACGATGCGTTCCGCGTCGTAGTCAACGCCGGTACCGCGGACAAGGACATCGGCTGGCTCGGGCAACTCAACGCGGAAGGCAGCTTCGGCGTCACGCTGACGCCGCGCCGGGACCTGGCGATCCTCGCCGTGCAAGGCCCGAATGCGCGAGTGAAGGTCGGGCAGGCCGTGCCGGCGGTGCAGCAGCCGGGCGAAGCGCTCAAGCCCTTTAACGCCGCGCGTGTGGACGGCACGCCGTTCGGTGCACTGATGGTCGCTCGCACCGGCTATACCGGCGAGGACGGCTTCGAACTCATTGTCGAGGCCGCGCACGTGCAAGCATTGTGGCAAGCGCTCGCCGCGCAGGGCGTTAAGCCATGCGGCCTGGGCGCACGCGATACGCTGCGGCTGGAAGCCGGCATGAATCTGTACGGGCAGGACATGGACGAAAACGTGTCGCCGCTTGACGCCGGCCTCGCGTGGACCGTCGATTTGTCAGGCGAGCGCGATTTCGTCGGCAGCGCGGCGCTGCGCGCACAAGGTCAGCGCGCGTCGTTCGTGGGCCTGGTGCTGGACAAAGACCCGCAGGGCAAGCCGGCGGGTATCCTGCGTGCACACCAGAAGGTGCTCACTGCACACGGCGACGGCGAGGTCACCAGTGGCACGTTCTCGCCGTCGTTGCAGCAATCCATCGCATTGGCGCGTGTGCCGACAGCCGTGTCGGCCGGCGACACAGTACAGGTCATGATCCGCGACAAGGCGTTGCCCGCGCGGGTGGTTAAACTGCCGTTCGTGCGCCACGGCAAGCCGCTCATCTGA